The Arachis hypogaea cultivar Tifrunner chromosome 16, arahy.Tifrunner.gnm2.J5K5, whole genome shotgun sequence genome contains a region encoding:
- the LOC112754785 gene encoding probable zinc metalloprotease EGY1, chloroplastic, producing the protein MGTLTSCGFIPLKSEFRSNPVRRAFRETIHYHALKRLRSTCFPTFTHTLPHPSNFPAFRCSATANNNDDNRNDVVEGEAERPPSDSSNATTTTTQERRDDAFNSEKSAPPSPSPRSSLTSLGPTYSNFQVDSFKLMELLGPEKVDPADVKLIKDKLFGYSTFWVTKEEPFGDLGEGILFIGNLRGKREDIFSKLQNLLVEVTGDKYNLFMVEEPDADSPDPRGGPRVSFGLLRKEVSEPGPTTLWQYVIALLLFLLTIGSSVELGIASQINRLPPEVVKYLTDPNAVEAPDMQLLFPFVESALPLAYGVLGVLLFHEVGHFLAAFPKQVKLSIPFFIPNITLGSFGAITQFKSLLPDRSTKVDISLAGPFAGAVLSFSMFTVGLLLSSNPDAAGDLVQVPSMLFQGSLLLGLISRATLGYAAMHAATVAIHPLVIAGWCGLTIQAFNMLPVGCLDGGRAVQGAFGKGALMGFGLTTYTLLGLGVIGGPLSLPWGLYVILCQRTPEKPCLNDVTEVGTWRKTLVAAAIFLVAFTLLPVWDELAEELGIGLVNVL; encoded by the exons ATGGGAACTCTGACGAGTTGTGGTTTCATCCCTCTGAAGTCGGAGTTCCGGTCCAACCCGGTTCGGCGCGCCTTCAGGGAGACCATTCACTACCACGCGCTCAAACGATTGAGGTCCACGTGCTTCCCCACCTTCACTCACACACTACCTCACCCTTCCAATTTCCCTGCGTTTCGGTGTTCTGCCACTGCCAACAACAACGATGATAACAGAAACGACGTCGTCGAAGGCGAAGCTGAACGACCTCCGAGTGATTCTTCCAACGCAACCACCACCACGACGCAAGAGAGACGCGACGATGCATTCAATTCAGAAAAATCAGCTCCTCCCTCGCCTTCTCCCAGG TCATCTTTGACGTCGCTTGGACCTACGTACAGCAATTTCCAAGTTGATTCTTTCAAACTTATGGAACTCCTTGGACCTGAAAAGGTAGATCCAGCTGATGTAAAGCTGATAAAGGATAAGCTTTTTGGTTATTCAACCTTTTGGGTGACGAAAGAGGAGCCTTTTGGAGACTTGGGAGAAGGCATTCTTTTCATCGGAAACTTAAGGGGAAAGAGAGAGGATATCTTTTCCAAACTCCAAAATCTGCTCGTAGAGGTCACAGGAGATAAGTACAACCTTTTTATGGTGGAGGAGCCCGATGCAGACAGTCCTGATCCTCGTGGTGGGCCACGTGTTAGCTTTGGTTTGCTGCGGAAGGAGGTTTCTGAGCCAGGGCCGACAACACTTTGGCAATATGTcattgcattgttgttgtttcttCTAACTATTGGCTCCTCAGTGGAGCTGGGAATTGCATCTCAG ATAAACAGACTTCCCCCAGAAGTTGTGAAATACTTGACAGATCCCAATGCGGTTGAAGCCCCTGATATGCAGCTACTATTTCCATTTGTTGAGTCAGCATTACCTTTAGCATATGGTGTCTTGGGTGTTCTTCTTTTTCAT GAGGTTGGACATTTTCTGGCAGCTTTCCCTAAACAAGTGAAATTAAGCATTCCTTTCTTCATCCCAAACATTACTCTTGGTAGCTTTGGTGCTATTACTCAG TTCAAATCCCTACTTCCTGATAGAAGTACAAAAGTCGACATATCACTTGCAGGCCCCTTTGCTGGTGCTGTGTTATCCTTTTCAATGTTTACTGTTGGTCTCCTGCTCTCATCAAATCCAGATGCAGCAGGAGATTTGGTGCAAGTTCCTAGCATGTTGTTTCAAGGTTCCTTGCTTCTTGGATTAATCAGTAGAGCCACTCTTGGTTATGC AGCAATGCATGCTGCAACTGTTGCAATTCACCCTCTTGTGATTGCAGGCTG GTGTGGATTAACAATACAGGCTTTTAACATGCTTCCAGTGGGTTGCCTTGATGGTGGAAGAGCGGTTCAG GGTGCTTTCGGAAAAGGTGCACTAATGGGCTTTGGCTTGACCACGTATACATTGCTTGGATTAGGGGTG ATTGGCGGACCTCTTTCGCTTCCTTGGGGGCTTTATGTCATATTATGTCAG AGGACACCGGAAAAACCTTGCTTAAACGATGTGACAGAGGTTGGAACATGGAGAAAGACGCTTGTGGCGGCTGCTATTTTTCTTGTGGCCTTCACTCTTCTTCCTGTTTGGGATGAGCTTGCAGAGGAACTTGGTATAGGTCTTGTAAATGTACTTTGA